The following DNA comes from Sorex araneus isolate mSorAra2 chromosome 5, mSorAra2.pri, whole genome shotgun sequence.
ttatttatttttgggaagcTTTGGGCTgcccccatggtgctcaggggaccatatgagttacCAGGGATCCAATAGGGgtcccctgcatgcaaggcaagctaccccCTTTACGATCTCTGGCCCTAGTTACAttgccttttttcttcctttctgctctTCGTGCATATATTTAATAGCTACTGAATAAAGCATACTGTACGCTAAGCTTCTTAACAGTGTCACTGGCCTCAGTTGACTCTTTGGACTTTGAAGTCCAGGGTAAATGAATTTGAATGCCAAGTTTCCCAGAGAGGGGCTTTATGACCATGGACAAGTCATAAAACTTctctccatgttttttttttttttgctagctcctattttctcattttatttatttttggttttgggaccatacctggccatgctcaggattttgtcctggctctgcactcagaaattaattcaGATGATTCTCTGGGGACATACAAGATGCCGGGGAATCAAAAATACAGGTCcctattttctcttatttattgtttttgtgccAGCTCCACCcatgcccaaggcttactcctggcactccgGGTACTATTAAGGAAAAAAGctcctattttcttattttaaagataatcttTTAgagtcggagtgatagtacaaagaatatggcctcagacatgcaaggaTCTACTGCTGTACCAACTCCCCAACCTCAGAAAAACTTTCTAGGGcgtggagagacaggacagcgggtggggctggtcttgcatgcagctgacccaggtgagATCCTTGGCATCAACATGcagtcccctgagccacaccaggagtgatctctgagcatcactgggtatggccccaaaacaaaatttctaaaagCATTTGTGCACTTGCTGAAAAGACCTCATACCACTGaatccttttaaaataatattgttaggAGTGGATAGAATAAAGCTTAAGGTAAGGCTTAGGGACCCTGCCTCGCACATGACCAACCTgtgagatccccagcaccacataggtcctcctgagccccaccaccaaaaagagcTTCCTTGTTTCTGTCCCATTTCCCTCAGGGCTCACTAGGAAGATTTTGGGCCTTTCCTGGGCCTAGCGTGTTCTCCTTAACTTCAGCCATGCGTCTCTCTGCACTGCTGGCCTTGGCGGCCAAGGTCACTCTGCCCCCCAACTACCGCTATGGGATGAGCCGCCCAGGCTCCCTGGCTGACAAGAGGAGGAACCCTCCAGGGACCAGGCGGCGCCGAGTGGCTGTGGAACCCATCTCTGATGAAGACTGGCATCTGTTCTGTGGGGACAGGGTGAGACACTCCGACAGGTGGCAAGGTAGGGGGCTCCTGGGTCAGGGTTTCCCTCCCTGACCGCCTCATCTTGCACCTTAGGTGGAGATTCTGGAAGGCAAGGACGCGGGAAAGCAAGGCAAAGTGGTTCAGGTCATCCGGCAGCGCAACTGGGTGGTTGTGGAGGGGCTTAACACGGTGAGTGGAGGTGGGGGACATATGTGGCTGCTGGGGGGCTGTCCCAGCCACCGGCTGCCAGTGAGAGCAGAGCAAGGATTGATGCCACAGAACCTGCATTTCATCTGAGCTGCGGTCAGCATTCCCTCCCCTTTTGGACAGCACTACCGCTACGTTGGCAAAGCCCCCGGCACGCGAGGAATCATGGTACCGAGTGAAGCACCCTTGCTCCATCGCCAGGTCAAACTTGTGGATCCAGTGGACAGGCAAGCA
Coding sequences within:
- the MRPL24 gene encoding 39S ribosomal protein L24, mitochondrial: MRLSALLALAAKVTLPPNYRYGMSRPGSLADKRRNPPGTRRRRVAVEPISDEDWHLFCGDRVEILEGKDAGKQGKVVQVIRQRNWVVVEGLNTHYRYVGKAPGTRGIMVPSEAPLLHRQVKLVDPVDRKPTEVQWKFTEAGERVRVSARSGRIIPKPEFPRSDGIIPETWIDGPKDTSVEDALERTYVPSLKTLEEEVMEAMGIQETRRHGKVYWY